The following are encoded together in the Tripterygium wilfordii isolate XIE 37 chromosome 18, ASM1340144v1, whole genome shotgun sequence genome:
- the LOC119984545 gene encoding pectinesterase: MNNPRRKRFFLLPLLPISTIVLLLLSFSTPKEEKLEIPQLHIHKHTQIAISACKGTLYPQLCVSTLVSVLPDLPSKAIPHFISATINRTMYEIRAASTNCIGVRERLKNKLTHLEEIAISDCLELFNSSLFELKSAVSDLAHAKSVPEHYHDLQTLLSGAMTNQYTCLDGFAYSNGNVRDEIKFSLYNVSRHVSNSLVMLKKVPGVNESEPQTTFPGSWRMKNGFPSWVSFKDRKLLQAPVNSTKFDLIVAKDGTGNFTTISEAVDAAPNSSTTRFVVYIKAGAYFENVEVVTKKTMLMFVGDGIGKTVVKASRNVVDGWTTFRSATVAVVGDGFIAKGITFENSAGPSKHQAVALRSSADFSAFYKCSFVGYQDTLYVHSLRQFYRECDVYGTIDFIFGNAAVVLQNCNLYARKPNENQKNMFTAQGREDPNQNTGISIINSKISAAADLIPVKTSFKTYLGRPWKEYSRTVIMRCYIDDSVEPAGWLEWNSTFALSTLYYGEYMNRGPGSNTSARVTWPGYRVINSSIEANQFTVEPFIQGNEWLNSTDIPFYPGLIG, encoded by the exons ATGAACAatccaagaagaaaaagattcttccttcttcctcttcttcccaTTTCCACCATTGTTTTACTTCTGCTATCATTCTCAaccccaaaagaagaaaaactagAAATCCCACAACTACACATCCACAAACATACCCAGATTGCCATTTCAGCTTGTAAAGGAACACTGTATCCACAACTATGCGTCTCGACTCTGGTCTCTGTTCTTCCAGATCTCCCCTCCAAAGCCATCCCACACTTCATCTCTGCAACCATAAACCGCACAATGTACGAAATCAGAGCCGCCAGCACAAACTGCATAGGCGTACGAGAGCGCCTCAAGAACAAGCTGACCCACCTCGAAGAAATAGCTATCAGCGACTGCCTCGAACTGTTCAATAGCTCATTGTTCGAGCTCAAATCAGCGGTCTCCGATCTCGCGCACGCCAAGTCAGTCCCCGAACACTACCACGACTTGCAGACACTGTTGAGCGGCGCAATGACGAACCAGTACACTTGTCTCGATGGGTTTGCTTACAGTAATGGAAATGTGAGGGACGAAATCAAGTTTAGTTTGTACAATGTGTCTCGTCATGTTAGTAACTCGCTTGTTATGCTCAAGAAAGTACCCGGAGTGAACGAATCGGAGCCCCAGACGACGTTCCCGGGTAGCTGGAGAATGAAAAACGGATTTCCTTCTTGGGTTTCGTTTAAAGATAGGAAATTGTTGCAGGCTCCGGTGAACAGTACCAAGTTTGATCTAATTGTGGCCAAAGATGGTACTGGAAATTTTACTACTATCAGTGAAGCTGTTGATGCAGCTCCCAATTCAAGCACAACGAG GTTTGTGGTATATATCAAGGCAGGGGCTTACTTTGAGAATGTGGAGGTGGTGACGAAGAAGACGATGTTGATGTTTGTGGGAGATGGGATTGGGAAGACGGTGGTGAAAGCCAGCAGGAATGTCGTTGATGGATGGACTACTTTCCGTTCAGCCACAGTTG cGGTGGTAGGCGACGGATTCATAGCGAAAGGCATAACATTCGAAAACTCAGCAGGGCCTAGCAAACACCAAGCAGTGGCATTGAGGAGTAGTGCAGATTTCTCAGCATTCTACAAATGCAGCTTCGTTGGCTATCAAGACACTCTCTACGTCCACTCCCTTCGACAATTCTATCGCGAGTGCGATGTCTACGGCACAATCGACTTCATCTTCGGCAATGCAGCTGTAGTTTTACAAAACTGCAACTTATACGCTCGCAAACCGAACGAAAACCAGAAAAACATGTTCACTGCTCAAGGAAGAGAAGACCCTAATCAGAACACTGGAATCTCAATCATAAACAGCAAGATCTCCGCGGCCGCGGACTTAATCCCAGTAAAAACTTCCTTCAAAACTTATCTGGGTCGTCCGTGGAAGGAGTATTCGAGGACGGTCATAATGCGTTGCTACATTGATGACTCTGTAGAACCTGCTGGATGGCTTGAATGGAATTCGACATTTGCGCTGAGTACTCTGTATTATGGTGAGTATATGAACAGAGGTCCCGGGTCGAATACGAGCGCAAGAGTTACATGGCCTGGTTATAGGGTCATTAACAGCTCAATTGAGGCTAATCAGTTCACTGTTGAGCCATTCATACAGGGGAATGAGTGGCTTAATTCTACTGATATTCCATTTTATCCCGGATTGATAGGTTGA